In one window of Ferrovum sp. PN-J185 DNA:
- a CDS encoding 3-hydroxyacyl-CoA dehydrogenase/enoyl-CoA hydratase family protein, translating to MSKNLVIKRVAVLGAGVMGAQIAAQCCNLNIPVYLFDLASNTSNNKNDITIKAIEHLKKIKPTPLGDNTVTQFITPLNYEDHAHYLADCDLVIEAIGEKLEWKISLYKTVVPHLAQHAVLASNTSGLSLTTLADQLPIERRARFCGIHFFNPPRYMDLVELIATDTTDSTLLDELETFITTYLGKSVVRAKDTPNFIANRVGVANMLFTLIEAKKYNLAIDIVDDITGKKIGRASSATYRTADVVGLDTLMHVVKTLQDYLPNDSFHRHYATPDLVEKLITKGAFGAKSGEGFYKKDGKAILKLDPNTMNYVASGDKANDTVQKILQLTWVERLHAAKHSDDPQAQFIWAIYRDIFHYCAIHLKDIADTARDIDFALRWGFGWKEGPFEIWQQAGWQTIAQLIKEDIDLGTALSNEPLPDWVFDGREGVHKENESWSAHQNRYVPYSQLPVYQRQYFPEKVSSNINKSIQLGTTVFETDELRAWTIDNNILIATLKTKMHTFNTGALESLDRAVTEAEDNFSGMVIWAPETPFSAGGDLKGFLDVFSSQGTDGLMREEKIFQRTMQHLRYSTIPTVAAVAGYALGGGCETFLHVDRRVVHFETNVGLVEVKVGLLPGAGGLTTLARLCGEKAQQLGNARESLPLLQQFYKQVMFSQVTNSAREAWQMGYCQSGDILVPNVKELLFVAIENAQAMANSCYRPPIKSTFPAMGKDGLAVLRQLIIQWQQAGLMSEHDAIIGEAVAQVMCGGEVDTGSAINEDWCLKLEREHFVSLMGYEKTRDRIKAILETGKPLKN from the coding sequence ATGTCTAAAAATCTAGTAATTAAACGAGTGGCTGTGTTAGGCGCTGGAGTAATGGGGGCGCAAATTGCTGCACAGTGTTGCAACCTCAATATTCCGGTATATTTATTTGATCTGGCAAGTAATACATCCAATAATAAAAATGACATTACGATTAAAGCAATAGAGCATCTAAAGAAAATCAAACCAACTCCTTTAGGAGATAACACAGTTACACAATTTATTACGCCATTGAATTATGAGGATCATGCTCACTATCTCGCAGACTGTGATTTGGTCATTGAAGCAATTGGTGAAAAATTAGAATGGAAAATTAGTTTATATAAAACTGTTGTGCCACATTTAGCGCAACATGCTGTCCTTGCATCCAATACTTCAGGATTATCACTAACAACACTAGCTGATCAATTACCCATTGAAAGACGTGCTCGTTTCTGTGGTATTCACTTTTTTAATCCACCTCGCTATATGGATTTGGTTGAATTAATCGCTACCGATACAACAGATAGTACTTTGCTAGATGAACTCGAGACATTTATCACTACCTACTTAGGTAAATCAGTGGTTCGCGCAAAGGACACACCTAACTTTATAGCCAATAGAGTTGGTGTGGCTAATATGTTATTTACCTTAATTGAAGCAAAAAAATATAACCTTGCCATTGATATTGTTGATGATATTACTGGTAAAAAAATTGGTCGTGCGAGTTCTGCCACCTATCGGACAGCTGATGTAGTTGGTCTTGATACACTTATGCATGTTGTTAAAACGTTACAAGATTATTTACCAAATGATTCCTTTCATAGGCACTATGCTACGCCTGATTTAGTTGAAAAACTTATTACTAAAGGAGCGTTTGGCGCAAAATCAGGTGAAGGATTTTATAAAAAAGACGGAAAAGCTATTCTTAAGCTTGATCCTAATACAATGAATTATGTAGCAAGTGGCGATAAAGCCAATGATACTGTTCAAAAGATATTACAACTCACTTGGGTTGAGCGATTACATGCGGCTAAACACAGTGATGATCCTCAAGCTCAATTTATTTGGGCAATTTATAGGGATATATTCCATTATTGTGCTATTCATTTAAAAGATATTGCTGATACTGCACGAGATATCGACTTTGCTTTACGCTGGGGTTTTGGATGGAAAGAGGGTCCTTTTGAGATATGGCAACAAGCAGGTTGGCAAACAATAGCACAACTCATAAAAGAGGATATTGATTTGGGTACTGCTCTATCAAATGAGCCATTACCTGATTGGGTATTTGATGGTAGAGAAGGCGTGCATAAAGAGAATGAATCATGGAGTGCCCATCAAAATCGTTATGTACCTTATAGCCAGTTACCTGTTTATCAACGTCAATATTTCCCTGAAAAAGTGTCATCAAATATAAATAAATCCATTCAATTAGGTACTACTGTATTTGAAACTGATGAACTGAGAGCGTGGACTATTGATAATAATATTCTCATCGCCACACTAAAAACCAAAATGCATACCTTTAACACAGGGGCATTAGAGTCATTAGATAGAGCAGTGACTGAGGCTGAAGATAATTTTTCTGGGATGGTTATTTGGGCTCCAGAAACACCTTTTTCAGCAGGTGGGGATCTAAAAGGTTTTCTTGACGTCTTTTCATCACAGGGTACTGATGGATTAATGAGAGAAGAAAAAATCTTTCAACGAACCATGCAACATCTTCGCTATAGCACGATTCCAACTGTTGCAGCTGTGGCTGGTTACGCGCTCGGCGGTGGCTGTGAAACATTCTTACATGTTGATAGGCGAGTAGTTCATTTTGAGACCAATGTGGGACTGGTTGAGGTAAAAGTAGGATTATTACCAGGTGCAGGTGGCTTGACCACCCTGGCCAGACTATGTGGGGAAAAAGCACAACAACTAGGAAATGCAAGAGAATCACTACCACTTTTACAACAATTCTACAAACAAGTTATGTTTTCTCAGGTAACTAATAGTGCACGTGAAGCATGGCAGATGGGGTATTGTCAGAGTGGAGATATCTTAGTACCAAATGTAAAAGAGTTACTTTTTGTGGCTATAGAAAATGCTCAAGCCATGGCGAATAGCTGTTACCGCCCACCTATAAAATCCACCTTTCCTGCAATGGGTAAAGATGGATTAGCTGTATTGAGACAATTAATTATTCAATGGCAACAAGCAGGGCTGATGAGTGAACACGATGCCATTATTGGTGAAGCGGTAGCTCAAGTCATGTGTGGCGGAGAGGTCGATACTGGAAGCGCTATAAATGAAGACTGGTGTCTAAAATTAGAAAGAGAACACTTTGTTAGTCTAATGGGTTATGAAAAAACCAGAGACCGTATCAAAGCCATCCTAGAAACTGGAAAACCACTAAAAAACTAA
- a CDS encoding tartrate dehydrogenase — MKEHHIAVIPGDGIGQEVMPEGLNAVSKAAKLHQINIKFTPFDWACQEYYSKHGKMMPDHWKSELETVEAIYFGAVGWPAVVPDHVSLWGSLIQFRREFDQYINLRPVRLMPGITSPLAGKKPGDIDFWVVRENTEGEYSSIGGIMFPNTDREVVVQESVFSRHGVDRVLKFAFELAQRTPKKHLTSATKSNGISISMPYWDQRVEEIAKHYPDIKWDKYHIDILTARFVLSPERFNVVVASNLFGDILSDLGPACTGTIGIAPSASLNPERQFPSLFEPVHGSAPDIFGLGIANPVAMIWSGALMLDFLGSEQRYKNAHDSIMRAIEKVLLSGPKTPDLGGNATTHQMGQAIVDAIE, encoded by the coding sequence ATGAAAGAACATCACATTGCAGTCATTCCTGGCGACGGTATTGGCCAAGAGGTCATGCCTGAGGGATTAAATGCCGTTTCAAAAGCAGCCAAACTCCATCAAATAAATATAAAATTTACACCTTTTGATTGGGCCTGCCAAGAGTACTATTCTAAACATGGCAAGATGATGCCTGATCATTGGAAGAGTGAACTAGAAACAGTTGAGGCAATTTATTTTGGTGCTGTAGGATGGCCTGCTGTTGTACCAGACCATGTTTCTTTATGGGGCTCATTAATCCAATTTCGTCGTGAATTTGATCAGTATATTAATTTACGCCCAGTAAGGCTTATGCCAGGGATTACATCACCCTTAGCAGGGAAAAAACCCGGAGATATCGATTTTTGGGTAGTTAGAGAAAATACTGAGGGCGAATATTCATCCATTGGTGGCATTATGTTCCCCAATACAGACAGGGAGGTTGTTGTTCAAGAGTCCGTCTTTTCAAGACATGGTGTGGATAGAGTGTTGAAATTCGCCTTTGAACTCGCGCAACGTACTCCCAAAAAACATCTAACCTCAGCAACTAAATCCAATGGTATATCAATCAGCATGCCTTATTGGGATCAACGTGTAGAGGAAATAGCTAAACATTATCCTGATATTAAGTGGGATAAATATCACATAGATATTTTGACAGCACGCTTTGTGCTAAGTCCTGAGCGCTTTAATGTAGTGGTTGCATCAAACCTCTTTGGAGATATTCTGTCCGATCTTGGTCCCGCCTGCACAGGTACAATTGGTATTGCTCCATCTGCAAGCCTAAATCCTGAGCGACAATTTCCGTCTTTATTTGAACCCGTTCACGGATCAGCTCCTGATATATTTGGACTGGGTATAGCAAATCCTGTTGCCATGATTTGGTCAGGTGCGCTTATGCTAGACTTTTTAGGCTCTGAGCAACGTTATAAAAATGCACACGACTCTATTATGCGTGCAATTGAAAAGGTTTTGCTAAGTGGTCCCAAAACACCAGATTTAGGCGGTAATGCCACAACCCATCAAATGGGGCAAGCAATCGTTGATGCAATAGAATAA
- the adh gene encoding aldehyde dehydrogenase: MSQITINGITVDNPFKARYENFIGGQWVSPVDGQYFSNITPITNQHLCDIPRSNSKDIELALDAAHKAKDAWGKTSTTDRANILLKIADRIEQNLKTIATAETLDNGKPIRETMAADIPLTIDHFRYFASCVRSEEGGISEIDHETYAYHFKEPLGVVGQIIPWNFPILMAAWKLAPALAAGNCVVIKPAEQTPASILVVMELIADLLPPGVLNIVNGYGLEAGKPLASNPRIAKIAFTGETTTGRLIMQYASQNLIPVTLELGGKSPNVFFADIMDKDDAFFDKCLEGFAMFALNQGEVCTCPSRALIQESIYDKFIERTVKRVAAIKMGNPLDPSTMIGAQASSEQLEKILSYISLGKTEGAQCLIGGEQQHHEGDLSSGFYVKPTVFKGHNKMRLFQEEIFGPVLSVTTFKDEAEALQIANDTLYGLGAGVWSRDGNTAFRMGRAIKAGRVWTNCYHLYPAHAAFGGYKQSGIGRENHKMMLDHYQQTKNLLVSYSPNALGFF, encoded by the coding sequence ATGTCTCAAATAACAATAAACGGCATCACAGTTGATAATCCCTTTAAAGCTCGTTACGAAAACTTTATTGGTGGCCAATGGGTTTCACCTGTAGATGGTCAATATTTTTCAAATATTACTCCCATTACTAACCAGCATTTATGTGATATCCCTCGATCTAATAGTAAAGATATTGAGCTGGCTTTGGATGCAGCACATAAGGCAAAAGATGCTTGGGGTAAGACATCGACCACTGATCGAGCAAATATATTATTAAAAATTGCTGATCGAATTGAGCAAAATCTAAAAACAATAGCCACTGCGGAAACTTTGGATAACGGTAAGCCGATACGTGAGACTATGGCAGCAGATATCCCTCTTACTATTGACCACTTTCGCTATTTTGCGAGTTGTGTAAGAAGTGAAGAAGGTGGGATTTCTGAAATAGATCACGAGACATACGCCTATCACTTTAAAGAGCCATTAGGTGTTGTTGGCCAAATCATCCCATGGAACTTCCCAATTCTTATGGCTGCTTGGAAGTTAGCACCGGCACTGGCAGCTGGGAATTGCGTGGTCATTAAACCTGCAGAGCAAACTCCTGCATCAATACTAGTAGTAATGGAATTAATCGCTGATTTATTACCACCAGGTGTACTCAATATTGTAAATGGATATGGTTTAGAGGCAGGAAAACCTTTGGCCTCTAACCCACGTATTGCAAAAATCGCCTTCACTGGTGAAACCACTACGGGTCGACTCATTATGCAATATGCATCACAAAATCTTATTCCTGTTACTTTAGAGTTAGGAGGCAAAAGCCCTAATGTGTTTTTTGCCGATATTATGGACAAAGACGATGCCTTTTTTGATAAATGCTTAGAAGGTTTCGCCATGTTCGCTTTAAATCAAGGCGAAGTCTGTACATGCCCTTCTCGTGCTTTAATACAGGAATCTATTTATGATAAATTTATTGAGCGCACTGTAAAACGTGTGGCTGCTATCAAAATGGGTAATCCATTAGACCCCTCTACAATGATCGGTGCACAAGCATCCAGTGAACAGCTTGAGAAAATCTTATCCTACATTTCATTAGGAAAAACGGAAGGCGCTCAATGTCTAATCGGTGGTGAACAACAACACCATGAGGGAGATTTATCATCGGGTTTTTATGTGAAGCCCACTGTCTTTAAGGGACATAATAAAATGCGTCTATTCCAGGAAGAAATCTTTGGTCCTGTTTTGTCTGTGACTACATTTAAAGATGAAGCTGAGGCATTGCAGATTGCGAATGACACATTATACGGCTTAGGGGCTGGTGTATGGAGTCGTGATGGTAATACCGCCTTTAGAATGGGTCGTGCAATCAAGGCTGGTCGAGTATGGACTAATTGTTATCATTTATACCCAGCACATGCCGCTTTTGGTGGTTATAAGCAGTCTGGAATTGGCCGAGAAAACCATAAAATGATGTTGGATCATTACCAACAAACCAAAAACCTCTTGGTTTCCTATTCACCAAATGCGTTAGGCTTTTTCTAA
- a CDS encoding DUF779 domain-containing protein — MSDVSRVSATEAALSVIEELKKVHGNELLFHQSGGCCDGSAPMIFPQSEFLVGDSDIKLGEIGGIPFYMHRSQFEYWQHTHLIIDAIKGNGGMFSLERPTGMRFITRSRLYSDAELEALSTLS, encoded by the coding sequence ATGAGTGATGTATCAAGAGTATCTGCTACTGAGGCAGCTTTATCTGTGATTGAAGAGTTGAAAAAAGTACACGGTAATGAATTGCTATTTCATCAATCTGGTGGATGTTGTGATGGTAGTGCTCCTATGATTTTTCCACAAAGTGAATTTTTAGTGGGTGACTCAGATATAAAATTAGGTGAAATTGGTGGTATTCCTTTTTACATGCATCGAAGTCAATTTGAATATTGGCAACATACTCACTTAATTATTGATGCAATTAAGGGTAATGGTGGTATGTTTTCCCTAGAAAGACCAACTGGTATGAGGTTTATTACTCGTTCTCGATTGTATAGTGATGCTGAACTTGAAGCGTTATCAACGCTTTCCTAA
- a CDS encoding dihydrolipoyl dehydrogenase: MRKITTDNVIIGAGTAGLAAYRAIKSANQEAILIEGGSYGTTCARVGCMPSKLLIAAAEAHHTQSRFSQFGIEINVPTTVNGKKVMARVTTERDRFVGFVLEGVDAIPKEDKIVGYARFIHPHQLMVDDHTEITFNKAIIATGSSPVIPPFLQELGERVIVNDDIFSWQDLPRSVAVFGPGVIGLELGQALHRLNVNVSLFGRDNHIGPISDPVVKNEALTIFKDEMNYIPDAQDIKVVRHADKVHIYFTTSDNTQQKIITVDYVVAATGRTPNVSQLNLPALNIELDQRGVPLFDRHTMQCGNSHIFIAGDANHNVPLLHEAADEGKIAGENAISYPNIEKKLRRSAIGVVFSDPQIAIIGQRFADIKRDQIVIGEVNFGNQGRSRVMLKNKGILRVYADKLTGRLLGAEMIGPDAEHLAHLLSWVHQLNLSVNEILALPFYHPVIEEGLRTALRDAQEKINTLSHSQIAA, translated from the coding sequence ATGAGAAAAATCACTACTGATAACGTTATTATTGGTGCAGGAACGGCAGGTCTTGCTGCCTATCGTGCTATTAAATCAGCAAACCAAGAGGCCATATTGATTGAAGGCGGGTCATATGGTACTACCTGCGCGAGAGTAGGGTGTATGCCAAGCAAGCTGTTAATCGCCGCAGCTGAAGCGCATCATACACAGAGTCGTTTTTCTCAATTTGGTATCGAAATCAACGTACCTACCACTGTAAATGGGAAAAAAGTGATGGCAAGGGTAACAACTGAACGTGATCGATTTGTAGGGTTTGTATTAGAAGGAGTCGACGCAATCCCGAAGGAAGATAAAATTGTAGGTTACGCTCGCTTTATCCATCCTCATCAATTAATGGTTGACGATCACACAGAGATTACGTTTAACAAAGCAATTATTGCAACGGGTTCGTCACCTGTAATTCCACCTTTTTTACAAGAACTGGGTGAGCGCGTCATTGTTAATGATGATATTTTTTCATGGCAAGATTTACCCCGGTCAGTGGCTGTGTTTGGTCCTGGTGTTATCGGTTTGGAATTAGGTCAGGCTTTACACCGTTTAAATGTAAATGTCTCTCTTTTTGGACGCGACAATCATATTGGACCGATTAGTGATCCAGTCGTTAAAAATGAAGCGCTTACTATTTTTAAAGACGAAATGAACTATATACCAGATGCACAAGATATAAAGGTTGTACGACATGCTGATAAAGTACACATTTATTTCACTACATCAGACAATACTCAACAAAAAATAATTACAGTTGATTATGTGGTTGCCGCCACAGGTAGAACACCTAATGTCAGTCAACTTAATTTACCAGCACTTAATATAGAACTTGATCAACGAGGAGTACCTCTTTTTGACCGTCACACCATGCAATGCGGTAATAGTCATATTTTTATTGCAGGGGATGCTAATCATAACGTTCCACTTTTGCATGAAGCTGCTGATGAAGGAAAAATTGCTGGAGAGAATGCTATATCGTATCCCAATATTGAAAAAAAATTGCGTCGTAGCGCAATTGGTGTGGTATTTTCAGATCCACAAATTGCAATAATTGGACAACGCTTCGCTGATATCAAAAGGGACCAGATAGTTATTGGTGAAGTTAATTTTGGCAATCAGGGTCGCAGTAGGGTAATGCTAAAAAACAAAGGAATTTTGCGCGTGTATGCCGATAAGTTAACTGGTAGATTATTGGGTGCTGAAATGATTGGACCTGATGCTGAGCACTTAGCTCACCTCTTATCCTGGGTACATCAATTGAATTTGAGTGTTAATGAAATATTGGCTTTACCTTTTTATCATCCAGTCATTGAGGAAGGTTTACGCACTGCATTACGTGACGCCCAAGAGAAAATTAATACCCTATCACATTCGCAAATTGCAGCTTAA
- a CDS encoding glutathione peroxidase, whose amino-acid sequence MFVSHEGKKVPSVTFPIRVGNEWKQIQSDEIFNHRTVVVFSLPGAFTPTCSSTHLPRYNELASAFFKEGVDEIVCISVNDTFVMNEWAKDQEAEHITMIPDGNGTFTSAMNMLVDKSTIGFGMRSWRYSMLVKNGVVVKQFIEPDKEGDPFEVSDADTMLNYINPQAKKPDQVAILTREGCPHCIKAKAILKEQGYNYAEIVLPVAIRSKTIGAITQRGTVPQVFINGLHIGGADELENWVKSNPSHAQ is encoded by the coding sequence ATGTTTGTATCCCATGAAGGAAAAAAAGTACCCTCAGTCACCTTTCCAATACGTGTTGGCAATGAGTGGAAACAAATTCAATCAGATGAAATTTTTAACCATCGCACAGTGGTTGTATTTTCTTTACCAGGCGCCTTTACCCCTACTTGCTCTTCCACCCATTTACCTCGTTATAACGAATTGGCTAGCGCATTTTTTAAGGAAGGGGTAGATGAAATTGTCTGTATTTCTGTTAATGACACTTTTGTTATGAATGAGTGGGCAAAAGATCAAGAAGCAGAACATATTACTATGATTCCTGACGGAAATGGGACATTCACGTCTGCAATGAATATGTTAGTAGATAAAAGTACCATTGGATTTGGAATGCGATCATGGCGTTACTCGATGTTAGTAAAAAACGGTGTGGTGGTAAAACAATTTATAGAACCCGATAAAGAAGGGGATCCTTTTGAAGTGTCAGATGCTGATACCATGTTGAACTACATAAATCCACAAGCTAAAAAACCTGATCAAGTCGCTATATTAACTCGTGAAGGGTGTCCACATTGCATTAAAGCAAAGGCGATCTTAAAAGAACAAGGATATAACTACGCGGAAATAGTGTTACCAGTTGCAATACGATCAAAAACCATCGGTGCTATTACTCAGCGAGGTACAGTCCCTCAAGTATTTATAAATGGGTTACATATTGGCGGTGCGGATGAATTAGAAAATTGGGTTAAATCAAATCCTAGTCACGCTCAATAA
- a CDS encoding LysR substrate-binding domain-containing protein, translating into MNINELRFSVAVAQERNFRKAAEKCFVSQPALSTAIQKLEEELGVKLFERSKSQVTLTAIGITIIAQAVTILEEIDKLKLLSKQSQDPLVGQVKLGVIYTIGPYLIPDLISPLHQLAPLMPISVEENTTDKMADWLKQGSIDVAIVALPFDMPGIDTIPLYQETFDVIVPKNHPWAQRTHIDPVELAQEKVLLLSSIHCFSAKILKLCPDLTGHGAHIQQGNSLETIRNMVASGLGISVLPSSANRELYQTDLIRIVQFNAPVPNREVGLAFRKGYPREAVLEVIKQAVKQLTLPGISFTS; encoded by the coding sequence ATGAATATCAATGAGTTACGATTTTCTGTGGCAGTTGCTCAAGAAAGAAACTTTAGAAAAGCAGCAGAAAAATGTTTTGTCAGTCAACCTGCCCTGTCCACTGCCATTCAGAAATTAGAAGAAGAGTTGGGAGTAAAGCTATTTGAAAGAAGTAAAAGTCAGGTCACGTTAACAGCGATTGGGATAACGATTATTGCCCAAGCAGTAACAATACTTGAGGAAATTGATAAATTAAAGCTATTATCTAAACAATCCCAAGACCCTTTAGTTGGTCAGGTAAAACTTGGCGTTATATATACAATTGGTCCTTATCTAATACCTGATTTAATTAGTCCCTTACATCAGTTAGCTCCTCTAATGCCAATTAGTGTTGAGGAAAACACTACAGACAAAATGGCCGATTGGTTAAAGCAAGGCAGTATTGATGTTGCCATTGTTGCTCTGCCCTTTGATATGCCAGGAATTGACACAATCCCTTTATATCAAGAAACATTTGATGTAATTGTGCCTAAAAACCATCCATGGGCACAACGTACTCATATTGATCCTGTAGAACTAGCGCAAGAAAAAGTACTTTTATTATCCTCAATACACTGCTTTAGCGCTAAAATCCTCAAATTATGTCCAGATTTAACTGGCCATGGTGCGCATATCCAGCAAGGTAACAGTCTTGAAACCATCAGAAATATGGTTGCCTCAGGATTAGGAATTAGTGTTTTACCAAGCTCAGCAAATCGTGAACTCTATCAGACTGACTTAATACGAATTGTACAATTTAATGCTCCCGTACCGAATCGTGAGGTAGGTTTGGCTTTTAGAAAGGGTTATCCAAGAGAGGCCGTGTTGGAAGTGATAAAACAAGCTGTTAAACAATTAACACTACCTGGAATTAGTTTTACTTCTTAG
- a CDS encoding DHA2 family efflux MFS transporter permease subunit, translating to MTTLVSKDSNQSNTINPWLVAVTVALTTFMEVLDISIANVSLRHIAGDLAAGQDESTWILTSYLVSNAIILPMSGWLSNLMGRRRFYLICVALFTVSSLLCGIAPNLFALIFFRTLQGIGGGGLQPSSQAILSDTFPPHQRGMAFAVYGITTVMAPAIGPTVGGWITDTFTWRWIFLINVPIGIISFYLTQLWVHDPPHFNERRKALLASTFKIDSIGFVLMALGFGCLQIVLDKGEQDDWFGSNFIILLTSISVVTLLILPFWELRQKNPMMDFTLLMERNFLISNILIFMLGFVLFSSTLLLPLFVQILMGYSATDAGMLLSPGGFAVLLFMPLIGYLINKTDVRKLILIGLVLNIFSLVMFSRLDMQTDYATMALLRIVQGIGLGFLFVPINTAAFAEIPLVKSSSASAMINLSRNLGGSFGIALVQTWLTEGSQVHLNYLVGHLDPYHHLYESQVTHLQSLIQQYGLMSFNLNQTANAIVFNLAYQQAQLLAFLDNFKRLAILFMLMIPAVFLLRKRDHSKK from the coding sequence ATGACAACACTCGTCTCTAAAGATAGCAACCAATCCAATACCATTAATCCCTGGTTAGTGGCAGTAACAGTTGCTCTCACTACATTCATGGAGGTACTTGATATTTCTATTGCTAATGTGTCGTTAAGACATATTGCTGGAGATCTTGCAGCAGGACAGGATGAATCTACCTGGATCCTAACTTCTTATCTTGTATCAAATGCCATTATTCTTCCTATGAGTGGTTGGTTATCTAATCTAATGGGTAGAAGACGATTTTATTTAATTTGTGTTGCTTTATTTACCGTCAGTTCACTGTTATGTGGAATTGCGCCAAACTTATTTGCACTCATATTTTTTAGAACTCTACAAGGTATTGGTGGCGGTGGACTACAGCCTTCATCACAGGCCATCTTATCTGATACTTTCCCACCTCATCAACGTGGAATGGCTTTTGCAGTTTACGGGATCACAACAGTTATGGCTCCTGCTATAGGACCCACGGTGGGAGGTTGGATTACCGACACCTTTACATGGCGTTGGATCTTTTTAATTAATGTACCCATTGGCATTATTTCCTTTTATCTTACTCAACTATGGGTTCACGATCCGCCACATTTTAATGAAAGACGAAAAGCATTATTAGCAAGTACATTTAAGATTGATTCAATTGGCTTTGTTTTAATGGCGCTTGGTTTTGGTTGTCTTCAAATTGTCTTAGATAAAGGTGAGCAAGATGATTGGTTCGGATCAAACTTCATTATTTTATTAACGTCAATTTCAGTTGTAACCTTGCTCATTTTGCCCTTTTGGGAATTACGCCAAAAAAATCCAATGATGGATTTTACGTTACTTATGGAAAGAAACTTTTTAATCAGTAATATTTTGATTTTTATGCTGGGATTTGTATTGTTTTCCAGTACATTATTGCTACCTCTTTTTGTGCAAATATTAATGGGCTATTCAGCCACTGATGCGGGGATGTTATTGTCGCCAGGTGGTTTTGCCGTATTATTATTCATGCCACTTATTGGCTATTTGATAAACAAAACTGATGTTAGAAAACTCATTTTAATTGGTTTGGTATTAAATATATTTTCATTAGTCATGTTTTCTCGCTTAGATATGCAAACAGATTACGCTACCATGGCTCTGCTGAGAATCGTTCAGGGAATTGGCTTGGGTTTTTTATTTGTACCAATAAACACCGCCGCATTTGCAGAAATCCCTCTTGTTAAGAGCAGTAGTGCTTCAGCTATGATTAATTTATCAAGAAATCTGGGAGGAAGTTTTGGGATAGCCTTAGTTCAAACTTGGCTGACTGAAGGCAGTCAAGTACATTTAAATTATCTCGTAGGGCACCTTGATCCTTATCATCATTTGTATGAATCACAAGTTACTCATTTACAATCACTCATTCAACAATATGGGTTAATGTCTTTTAATTTAAACCAAACTGCAAATGCGATTGTATTTAATTTAGCCTACCAACAAGCGCAGTTATTGGCTTTTTTAGATAACTTTAAACGCTTGGCAATACTGTTTATGTTAATGATACCTGCGGTTTTTTTATTAAGAAAAAGAGACCACTCTAAGAAGTAA